A genomic segment from Cryptosporangium phraense encodes:
- a CDS encoding DUF1684 domain-containing protein, which yields MTAVHETSTFRQDWDTWYAEHQRVLGDPHGFLAITNLHWLDENPQRFPDAPGEWSTGPDGVVVDLAPGEELVVDGTAVTGRHSFGVIPERGSLYPEAGDAVIEVAKRGGHDIVRPRHPENPLREQFTGTPAYEPDPRWVATGRYVAFDEPRPTTVGAAVEGLQHVYDAPGELRFTLDGTDYTLTAFNGHRPGTLSVLFTDATSGVTTYAANRSLQVDAPDEDGTVTIDFNRAANLPCAYTDLATCPLPPAENRLPIAIEAGEKIPTERL from the coding sequence ATGACCGCCGTCCACGAAACCTCGACTTTCCGGCAGGACTGGGACACGTGGTACGCCGAGCACCAGCGCGTGCTCGGCGACCCGCACGGCTTCCTGGCCATCACCAACCTGCACTGGCTGGACGAGAATCCGCAGCGGTTCCCGGACGCGCCCGGCGAGTGGTCCACCGGCCCGGACGGCGTCGTCGTCGACCTCGCGCCGGGCGAGGAACTCGTCGTCGACGGGACGGCGGTCACCGGACGGCACTCGTTCGGCGTCATCCCGGAGCGGGGCAGCCTCTACCCCGAGGCCGGGGACGCGGTGATCGAGGTCGCGAAACGCGGCGGGCACGACATCGTGCGGCCGCGCCACCCGGAGAACCCGCTTCGCGAGCAGTTCACCGGGACGCCGGCCTACGAGCCCGACCCGCGTTGGGTCGCGACCGGCCGGTACGTCGCGTTCGACGAGCCGCGACCGACGACGGTGGGCGCGGCGGTCGAGGGGCTGCAGCACGTGTACGACGCGCCGGGCGAGCTCCGCTTCACGCTCGACGGCACCGACTACACGCTGACCGCGTTCAACGGCCACCGCCCGGGCACGCTCTCGGTCCTGTTCACCGACGCGACGTCGGGCGTGACGACGTACGCGGCGAACCGGTCGCTGCAGGTCGACGCCCCGGACGAGGACGGCACGGTGACCATCGACTTCAACCGGGCCGCGAACCTGCCCTGCGCGTACACCGACCTGGCGACCTGCCCGCTCCCCCCGGCCGAGAACCGCCTCCCGATCGCGATCGAGGCCGGCGAGAAGATCCCTACCGAAAGGCTCTGA
- a CDS encoding FecCD family ABC transporter permease: MTIRRGGFSLRLRVRPVIVGAVLALLALTVSVFTLTSGDFPIPVPDVLRALVGAGDAATNVIVLELRLPRVAVALLVGIALGASGAVFQSLTRNPLGSPDFVGLTVGSSTGALLVILLLGGSGFGVSAGAIAGCVATSVLVYLLAFRRGVQPFRLVLMGIGVSALLDALNTFLILRARLADAIAAQVWLIGSVSGRTYTEVVIVGLGVVVVLPVLVYASRQLAMLNLGDEVAVVQGVRVEPARAVLAGGAVVLAAVATAAAGPVGFVALSAPHIAARLTRAPGANILPSAAMGAVLMVGGDWVAQRILPDRDLPVGVVTAAAGGAYLCWLLAREWRRGV; encoded by the coding sequence GTGACGATCCGGCGGGGCGGCTTCTCGCTGCGGCTGCGGGTGCGGCCGGTGATCGTCGGGGCGGTGCTGGCGCTGCTGGCCCTGACCGTCTCGGTGTTCACGCTGACCTCGGGCGACTTCCCGATCCCGGTGCCCGACGTGCTCCGCGCGCTGGTCGGGGCGGGCGACGCGGCGACGAACGTCATCGTGCTCGAGCTGCGGCTGCCGCGGGTGGCGGTCGCGCTGCTCGTCGGGATCGCGCTGGGGGCGTCCGGGGCCGTGTTCCAGAGCCTGACCCGCAACCCGCTCGGCAGCCCGGACTTCGTCGGGCTGACCGTCGGGTCGTCGACCGGGGCGCTGCTGGTGATCCTGCTGCTCGGCGGCAGTGGATTCGGGGTGAGCGCCGGCGCGATCGCCGGGTGCGTCGCCACGTCGGTGCTCGTGTACCTGCTGGCGTTCCGGCGGGGCGTGCAGCCGTTCCGGCTGGTGCTGATGGGGATCGGCGTCTCCGCGCTGCTCGACGCGCTGAACACGTTCCTGATCCTGCGGGCCCGGCTGGCCGACGCGATCGCCGCCCAGGTCTGGCTGATCGGCAGCGTCAGCGGGCGGACGTACACCGAGGTCGTCATCGTCGGCCTGGGCGTCGTCGTCGTGCTGCCGGTGCTGGTGTACGCGTCGCGGCAGCTCGCGATGCTGAACCTGGGCGACGAGGTGGCGGTCGTGCAGGGCGTCCGGGTCGAACCGGCCCGGGCCGTGCTGGCCGGGGGAGCGGTGGTGCTCGCCGCGGTCGCGACCGCGGCGGCCGGGCCGGTCGGGTTCGTCGCGCTCTCCGCGCCGCACATCGCCGCCCGGCTGACCCGGGCCCCGGGCGCGAACATCCTGCCGTCGGCCGCGATGGGCGCGGTGCTGATGGTCGGCGGGGACTGGGTCGCGCAGCGGATCCTGCCCGACCGGGACCTGCCGGTCGGCGTGGTGACGGCGGCCGCGGGTGGGGCGTATCTGTGCTGGTTGCTGGCGCGTGAATGGCGGAGAGGCGTATGA
- a CDS encoding iron-siderophore ABC transporter substrate-binding protein: MLRRLTAATAALVLAVGLAACGGNDDSSEATESTSAAFPVTVEHKYGTTTITAEPKRIVVVGLVEQDALLSLGVVPVATTEWFGSHPGAVFPWATDELGDRAKPTVLTNTDGLQFEKIAAQKPDLILGVYSGLTKDDYDKLSKFAPTIAQPEGGIDYGVSWQDLTTTVATAVGRKADGEKVVADVEAKIAAAKTANPAFAKSTGLMVTNYEGYYVYGSQDPRGRFLTDLGFALPPGLDAVTGEEFGASISRERTDLLRVGALVWLVPDTTADAEKIQADPLYAKLNVTKEGRDIYLDEAKDVGAATSFISVLSLPYLLDELVPKLAAAVDGDPSTTA, translated from the coding sequence GTGCTTCGAAGGCTCACCGCGGCCACCGCCGCCCTGGTCCTGGCCGTCGGGCTGGCCGCCTGCGGCGGCAACGACGACAGCTCCGAGGCCACGGAGTCCACGTCCGCCGCGTTTCCGGTGACCGTCGAGCACAAATACGGCACGACGACGATCACCGCGGAACCGAAGCGGATCGTCGTCGTCGGACTGGTGGAGCAGGACGCCCTGCTCTCGCTGGGCGTCGTGCCGGTCGCCACCACCGAGTGGTTCGGGAGCCACCCGGGCGCGGTCTTCCCGTGGGCGACCGACGAGCTCGGCGACCGGGCGAAGCCGACCGTCCTGACCAACACCGACGGCCTGCAGTTCGAGAAGATCGCGGCCCAGAAGCCCGACCTGATCCTCGGGGTCTACTCCGGACTGACCAAGGACGACTACGACAAGCTGTCGAAGTTCGCGCCGACGATCGCCCAGCCCGAGGGCGGCATCGACTACGGCGTCAGCTGGCAGGACCTGACCACGACGGTCGCGACCGCGGTCGGGCGCAAGGCCGACGGCGAGAAGGTCGTCGCCGACGTCGAGGCGAAGATCGCCGCGGCCAAGACCGCGAACCCCGCGTTCGCGAAGTCCACCGGCCTGATGGTGACGAACTACGAGGGCTACTACGTCTACGGCTCGCAGGACCCGCGCGGCCGGTTCCTCACCGATCTCGGCTTCGCGCTCCCGCCCGGTCTGGACGCGGTGACCGGCGAGGAGTTCGGGGCCAGCATCAGCCGGGAGCGCACCGACCTGCTCCGGGTGGGCGCGCTGGTCTGGCTGGTGCCGGACACCACCGCCGACGCGGAGAAGATCCAGGCCGACCCGCTGTACGCGAAGCTGAACGTCACCAAGGAAGGCCGGGACATCTACCTGGACGAGGCGAAGGACGTCGGAGCGGCGACGTCGTTCATCTCGGTGCTGAGCCTGCCGTACCTGCTCGACGAGCTGGTTCCGAAGCTGGCCGCCGCGGTCGACGGCGATCCGTCGACGACGGCCTGA
- a CDS encoding glycoside hydrolase family protein encodes MALSVGGWALASGPDRDVAAVVDANGVPVRPSGTSSAQPRVSIGPAQSGTGKSPSPRASSSRGTHRSVSSKKGAALNPFGAVRSSLADSGVTWYYDWDASPQGIAAPAGVQFVPMIWGAKLANDETLAAVKGRGDTLLGFNEPDFESQSNLSPSAALDLWPKLQATGMRLGSPAPAFGAADDGSWFDQFMQGAKSRGYRVDFIALHWYGGDFDTSNAVEQLKRYLQRTWDRWHKPIWLTEYALINFSNGAEVASPEEQVAFVKASTAMMDGLSFVERYSWFKFSPPKEGGQAGTTLYNEDGSKTPMGDAYRAAG; translated from the coding sequence GTGGCGCTCAGCGTGGGCGGGTGGGCGCTCGCGTCGGGCCCCGACCGTGACGTGGCGGCGGTCGTCGACGCGAACGGCGTGCCGGTGCGGCCGTCCGGAACGTCGTCGGCGCAGCCGCGGGTCTCGATCGGGCCGGCGCAGTCGGGCACCGGCAAGAGCCCGTCGCCGCGCGCGTCGTCGTCGCGCGGAACGCACCGGTCGGTGTCGAGCAAGAAGGGCGCCGCGCTGAACCCGTTCGGCGCGGTCCGGTCCTCGCTCGCCGACTCCGGTGTGACCTGGTACTACGACTGGGACGCGTCCCCGCAGGGCATCGCCGCGCCGGCCGGCGTCCAGTTCGTGCCGATGATCTGGGGCGCCAAGCTGGCGAACGACGAGACGCTGGCCGCCGTGAAGGGGCGCGGCGACACGCTGCTCGGGTTCAACGAGCCGGACTTCGAGAGCCAGTCGAACCTGTCGCCGTCGGCCGCGCTCGACCTCTGGCCGAAGCTGCAGGCGACCGGGATGCGGCTGGGCTCGCCGGCTCCGGCGTTCGGGGCGGCCGACGACGGGAGCTGGTTCGACCAGTTCATGCAGGGCGCGAAGAGCCGCGGGTACCGCGTCGACTTCATCGCGCTGCACTGGTACGGCGGCGACTTCGACACGTCGAACGCGGTCGAGCAGCTGAAGCGGTACCTGCAGCGGACGTGGGACCGCTGGCACAAGCCGATCTGGCTCACCGAGTACGCGCTGATCAACTTCTCGAACGGCGCGGAGGTGGCGTCGCCGGAGGAGCAGGTGGCGTTCGTGAAGGCGTCGACGGCGATGATGGACGGGTTGTCGTTCGTCGAGCGGTACTCGTGGTTCAAGTTCTCGCCGCCCAAGGAGGGCGGCCAGGCCGGGACGACGCTGTACAACGAGGACGGGTCGAAGACGCCGATGGGCGACGCCTACCGCGCGGCCGGTTAG
- a CDS encoding esterase-like activity of phytase family protein, with product MRIRAGLAAALALAGLLATAACRSDADRADPDDRAPSAAPSTPAAARLELEYLGSTTIPRSSDFQGTAVGGLSGISFDREHDRYYVISDDRSERSPARFYTAAITIGPTGSVRARLTGTKPLLRRDGSVYPPLSYGYAPPDPEGIAVDPRSGNLYWVDEGERSDVLANPAVRVATPGGARVRELPIPKSLRIAPGRGPRRNQALEGVTFTPDGRQLYVAMEDPLLQDGPNPTARAGALTRVTRYTGDAPDAQYAYPLEPLFLAPREADRSATNGLSDLVALGGGRFLTIERAAVPDRFRIKVRIYLADANGATNVLSRSLGGAVPMRKTLLLDLDDTRGHVDNVEGVTLGPDLPDGRKSVVLVTDDNFNWIQQTQVIALALSGA from the coding sequence GTGCGGATCCGGGCGGGACTGGCGGCGGCCCTCGCCCTGGCGGGGCTGCTCGCAACGGCCGCGTGCCGCAGCGATGCCGACCGGGCCGACCCGGACGACCGGGCGCCGTCGGCCGCCCCGAGCACGCCGGCCGCCGCCCGGCTCGAGCTCGAATATCTCGGGTCCACCACGATCCCCCGCTCGTCGGACTTCCAGGGCACGGCCGTCGGCGGTCTCTCCGGCATCAGCTTCGACCGCGAGCACGACCGCTACTACGTGATCAGCGACGACCGGTCCGAACGGAGCCCGGCCCGCTTCTACACGGCCGCGATCACGATCGGTCCGACCGGGTCGGTCCGCGCCCGCCTGACCGGAACGAAGCCGCTGCTCCGCCGGGACGGTTCGGTCTACCCGCCGTTGAGCTACGGCTACGCGCCTCCCGATCCCGAGGGGATCGCGGTCGACCCCCGCTCGGGCAACCTCTACTGGGTGGACGAGGGGGAGCGATCCGACGTTCTCGCGAACCCGGCCGTGCGGGTGGCCACCCCGGGCGGTGCTCGGGTCCGGGAGCTGCCGATCCCGAAGTCGCTGCGCATCGCGCCGGGTCGGGGTCCGCGGCGCAACCAGGCGCTGGAGGGGGTGACGTTCACGCCGGACGGGCGCCAGCTCTACGTGGCCATGGAGGACCCGCTGCTGCAGGACGGCCCGAACCCCACCGCGCGGGCCGGGGCGCTCACCCGCGTGACCCGGTACACCGGGGACGCCCCCGACGCCCAGTACGCGTACCCGCTCGAGCCGCTGTTCCTGGCGCCTCGCGAGGCCGACCGGAGCGCCACCAACGGGCTGTCCGACCTGGTCGCGCTGGGTGGCGGGCGTTTTCTGACGATCGAGCGGGCCGCGGTGCCCGACCGCTTCCGGATCAAGGTCCGGATCTACCTGGCCGACGCCAACGGCGCCACGAACGTGCTGTCCCGCTCGCTCGGGGGAGCGGTCCCGATGCGCAAGACCCTGCTGCTCGACCTCGACGACACCCGCGGCCACGTCGACAACGTTGAGGGCGTGACGCTGGGCCCCGATCTGCCTGACGGCCGCAAGTCGGTGGTGCTGGTCACCGACGACAACTTCAACTGGATCCAACAGACCCAGGTGATAGCCCTAGCCCTCTCCGGCGCCTGA
- a CDS encoding Stk1 family PASTA domain-containing Ser/Thr kinase, which yields MTIRGGDMSFGQPRRFPRPERRAPWGLIIVMAIVLTVCCFVGLLFATVQRIGGDDDPSSPASAAAAPSGSAARGPVSVPTLVGKRLPDAEQRLTSVGLDAHVVDATGRNRVVLSRENWIVRSQDPAAGRKVAAGSKITLRVSKPTDVASTQAPVDGVIPDVVCRDLQAAQDAMQAAGFFVLDSVDGTGKGRRQLVDRNWVVTGQSVAAGTRPVRSTRVLLTVVKISESTDRCGTS from the coding sequence ATGACTATCCGTGGGGGCGACATGAGTTTCGGGCAGCCGCGCCGATTTCCCCGTCCGGAGCGGCGGGCACCGTGGGGGCTGATCATCGTCATGGCGATCGTCCTCACGGTCTGCTGCTTCGTCGGGCTGCTGTTCGCGACCGTGCAGCGCATCGGCGGCGACGACGACCCGTCGTCACCGGCGTCGGCCGCCGCGGCGCCGTCGGGCTCGGCGGCGCGCGGTCCGGTCTCCGTCCCGACCCTCGTCGGTAAGCGCCTTCCGGACGCCGAGCAGCGGCTGACGTCCGTCGGTCTGGACGCGCACGTGGTGGACGCGACGGGCCGGAACCGGGTCGTCCTCTCGCGCGAGAACTGGATCGTGCGGTCGCAGGACCCGGCGGCCGGGCGGAAGGTCGCGGCCGGATCGAAGATCACGCTGCGGGTCAGCAAGCCCACCGACGTCGCGTCCACCCAGGCCCCGGTCGACGGCGTGATCCCGGACGTCGTCTGCCGTGACCTGCAGGCGGCCCAGGACGCGATGCAGGCGGCCGGGTTCTTCGTGCTCGACTCGGTGGACGGTACCGGGAAGGGGCGGCGGCAGCTGGTCGATCGCAACTGGGTAGTGACCGGGCAGTCGGTGGCCGCGGGTACCCGACCGGTGCGCTCGACCCGCGTGCTGCTCACCGTCGTCAAGATCAGCGAGTCCACCGACCGTTGCGGCACCAGCTAG
- a CDS encoding ABC transporter ATP-binding protein, whose amino-acid sequence MRQRLSAENLTLAYDEHVVARDLGVEIADGSFTVIVGPNACGKSTLLKALARVLEPRAGTVYLDGKAITSYPSKEVARRLGMLPQSPVVPNGIVVEDLVARGRFAHQRLLRQWSSEDEAAVAEAMRLTEVTALAERYVDELSGGQRQRVWLALALAQQTEILLLDEPTTFLDLAHQFEVLDLCADLHEQGRTIVAVLHDLNQAARYATDMIVMKAGAVVGQGAPAAVMTPELIEDVFGVPCEIMDDPATGTPMIIPAPRRVRAFR is encoded by the coding sequence ATGAGACAGCGGTTGTCGGCGGAGAACCTGACCCTGGCCTACGACGAGCACGTGGTCGCGCGCGACCTCGGCGTCGAGATCGCGGACGGGTCGTTCACGGTGATCGTCGGGCCGAACGCGTGCGGCAAGTCGACGCTGCTCAAGGCGCTGGCGCGGGTGCTCGAACCCCGGGCCGGCACCGTGTACCTGGACGGGAAGGCGATCACGTCGTACCCGTCCAAGGAGGTCGCGAGGCGGCTGGGGATGCTGCCGCAGTCGCCGGTCGTCCCGAACGGGATCGTGGTGGAGGACCTGGTCGCGCGGGGCCGGTTCGCGCACCAGCGGCTGCTGCGTCAATGGTCGTCCGAGGACGAGGCCGCGGTCGCCGAGGCGATGCGGCTCACCGAGGTGACCGCGCTGGCCGAGCGGTACGTCGACGAGCTGTCGGGCGGGCAGCGGCAGCGGGTCTGGCTGGCGCTGGCGCTGGCCCAGCAGACCGAGATCCTGCTGCTCGACGAGCCGACGACGTTCCTCGACCTCGCGCACCAGTTCGAGGTGCTCGATCTGTGCGCCGACCTGCACGAACAGGGGCGGACGATCGTCGCCGTGCTGCACGACCTGAACCAGGCCGCGCGCTACGCGACCGACATGATCGTGATGAAGGCGGGGGCGGTGGTGGGGCAGGGCGCTCCGGCCGCGGTGATGACGCCGGAACTGATCGAGGACGTGTTCGGGGTGCCGTGCGAGATCATGGACGACCCCGCCACCGGCACCCCGATGATCATTCCGGCGCCCCGGCGGGTCAGAGCCTTTCGGTAG
- a CDS encoding NAD(P)/FAD-dependent oxidoreductase codes for MAGRGVLIIGASLAGGSAALALRENGYDGPVTLVGDEKEAPYERPPLSKQVMQGERDQPDWVLADGDASAWAAQDITFRSGRRATGIDAAARTVTLDDGDVLGYESLVLATGSEPRRLSIPGSDRAHTLRTLDDSLAIRRAAEAGGRVAIIGGSWIGCEVGASLRRHGCDVEIVEKAPGLLSILGSDEVSARLLDLHRAQGVAVTLGADVREVTADGVVLADRVVEASLVVQAVGVAPRLDLARAAGLAEAAGGVAVSSTLRTSDPHIWAAGDIAAVDHPRYGKPVRVEHWDVAAKHGQYLGKALTGSSEPYTRAPYFFSDQYELGFEYRGWVEPGASAEVVVRGADPAGSWYAFWLVDGAVQAVLNANAWDDGDAIWKLVNGRASVEKARLTDPSVPLAELT; via the coding sequence ATGGCGGGTCGGGGAGTGCTCATCATCGGGGCGAGCCTGGCGGGCGGCAGCGCCGCGCTCGCGCTGCGGGAGAACGGCTACGACGGGCCGGTCACGCTGGTCGGCGACGAGAAGGAAGCCCCGTACGAGCGGCCGCCGCTCTCCAAGCAGGTCATGCAGGGCGAACGCGACCAGCCCGACTGGGTGCTGGCCGACGGCGACGCTTCCGCCTGGGCCGCCCAGGACATCACGTTCCGGTCCGGCCGGCGCGCGACCGGTATCGACGCGGCCGCGCGGACCGTGACGCTCGACGACGGCGACGTGCTGGGCTACGAGTCGCTGGTGCTGGCGACCGGTTCCGAGCCGCGCCGGCTGTCGATCCCGGGGTCCGACCGCGCGCACACGCTCCGGACGCTCGACGACTCGCTGGCGATCCGGCGCGCGGCCGAGGCCGGCGGGCGGGTGGCGATCATCGGCGGCAGCTGGATCGGGTGCGAGGTCGGCGCGTCGCTGCGCCGGCACGGCTGCGACGTCGAGATCGTCGAGAAGGCGCCCGGGCTGCTCTCGATCCTGGGCTCGGACGAGGTGAGCGCCCGGTTGCTCGACCTGCACCGCGCCCAGGGCGTCGCCGTCACGCTGGGCGCGGACGTGCGGGAGGTGACCGCGGACGGGGTCGTGCTGGCGGATCGGGTGGTGGAGGCGTCGCTGGTCGTCCAGGCGGTCGGCGTCGCCCCGCGGCTGGACCTGGCCCGGGCCGCGGGCCTGGCCGAGGCGGCCGGGGGAGTCGCGGTGTCGTCGACGCTGCGGACGTCGGACCCGCACATCTGGGCGGCCGGGGACATCGCCGCGGTCGACCATCCGCGGTACGGGAAGCCGGTGCGGGTCGAGCACTGGGACGTGGCCGCGAAGCACGGCCAGTACCTCGGAAAGGCGCTGACCGGCTCGTCCGAGCCCTACACGCGGGCGCCGTACTTCTTCTCCGACCAGTACGAGCTCGGGTTCGAGTACCGGGGCTGGGTGGAGCCGGGGGCGTCGGCCGAGGTCGTCGTGCGCGGGGCCGACCCGGCCGGGTCGTGGTACGCGTTCTGGCTGGTCGACGGCGCGGTGCAGGCGGTGCTGAACGCGAACGCGTGGGACGACGGCGACGCGATCTGGAAGCTGGTGAACGGACGGGCGAGCGTCGAGAAGGCCCGGTTGACCGATCCGTCGGTGCCGCTGGCCGAGCTCACGTAA
- a CDS encoding helix-turn-helix domain-containing protein: MRQASPQARAVGEVIRRRRRSLGLTLVQVAAVTGLSHPFLSQLERGRTRGSMRSLFLVAEALHTSQQALLAEATPDVELPVDDDGGSARLLAEVPGQFALTEFRLLPREFGQFFRHEHAEMLYVAAGVVEVELPAGRSVLRARDVLEWGGGVPHRWRGAGPGESVVLVTHTFGRIVG; this comes from the coding sequence ATGCGCCAGGCGAGCCCGCAGGCCCGCGCCGTCGGTGAGGTGATCCGCCGTCGGCGGCGCTCTCTCGGGCTGACGTTGGTGCAGGTCGCCGCGGTGACGGGGCTGTCCCACCCGTTCCTGAGCCAGCTCGAGCGCGGGCGGACGCGGGGCAGCATGCGGTCGCTGTTCCTGGTGGCCGAGGCGCTGCACACGTCCCAGCAGGCACTGTTGGCCGAGGCGACACCGGACGTCGAACTACCGGTGGACGACGACGGGGGCTCGGCCCGGTTGCTGGCCGAGGTGCCGGGGCAGTTCGCGCTGACCGAGTTCCGGTTGCTGCCCCGGGAGTTCGGCCAGTTCTTCCGGCACGAGCACGCGGAGATGCTGTACGTGGCGGCGGGCGTGGTGGAGGTGGAGTTGCCGGCCGGGCGATCGGTGTTGCGGGCCCGGGACGTCCTGGAGTGGGGCGGTGGGGTGCCGCATCGGTGGCGGGGGGCCGGGCCCGGGGAGTCTGTGGTGCTGGTGACTCATACTTTTGGGCGTATTGTGGGGTAA
- a CDS encoding FecCD family ABC transporter permease, with product MATTVVAPVVGRARTRRRTAGLAAAAAGLVVVSMLSLALGTRSIPLGTTWQVLWHPDGSVASDVIHTLRIPRTLLGLGVGAALGLSGALMQALTRNPLAEPGILGVNLGAATAVVVAIAFLGISSLSGYIWFSFAGAALTSVAVFALGGTGRSPTPERQILAGIALTSVLGAFVWAVLVTLPEVFDRYRYWDVGSLADRDHATLVRVAPFLVVGVVWALLLGGRLNALSLGDEAATAVGASPARIRALGLGAITLLCGAATAATGPIWFLGLAVPYVARLLVGADHRWVLGYSVLIGPSLLLLSDIVGRVAAPPSELQVGVVTAFVGAPVFLLLCRRRRIGQL from the coding sequence ATGGCCACAACCGTGGTGGCACCGGTCGTCGGCCGCGCCCGCACCCGGCGGCGCACGGCCGGTTTGGCCGCGGCCGCGGCCGGGCTCGTCGTGGTCTCGATGCTGTCGCTGGCGCTCGGCACCCGATCGATTCCGCTCGGGACGACCTGGCAGGTCCTGTGGCATCCGGACGGTTCGGTGGCGTCCGACGTCATCCACACGCTGCGGATTCCGCGGACGCTGCTGGGCCTCGGGGTCGGGGCCGCGCTCGGCCTGTCCGGTGCGCTGATGCAGGCGCTGACCCGGAACCCGCTGGCCGAGCCGGGCATCCTCGGCGTCAACCTGGGCGCGGCGACCGCGGTCGTCGTCGCGATCGCGTTCCTCGGCATCTCGTCGCTGAGCGGCTACATCTGGTTCTCGTTCGCCGGAGCGGCGCTGACGTCCGTCGCCGTCTTCGCGCTCGGCGGCACCGGACGCTCGCCGACGCCGGAGCGGCAGATCCTGGCCGGCATCGCGCTGACGTCGGTGCTCGGCGCGTTCGTCTGGGCGGTGCTGGTGACGCTGCCCGAGGTCTTCGACCGCTACCGCTACTGGGACGTCGGGTCGCTGGCCGACCGCGACCACGCCACGCTGGTGCGGGTCGCGCCGTTCCTGGTCGTCGGCGTGGTCTGGGCGCTGCTCCTCGGGGGCCGGCTGAACGCGCTGAGCCTGGGCGACGAGGCGGCGACCGCGGTCGGGGCTTCGCCGGCCCGGATCCGGGCGTTGGGGCTCGGCGCGATCACGCTGCTCTGTGGGGCCGCGACCGCGGCCACCGGTCCGATCTGGTTCCTCGGGCTGGCCGTCCCGTACGTGGCCCGGCTGCTGGTCGGAGCCGACCACCGCTGGGTGCTGGGCTACTCGGTCCTCATCGGACCGTCGCTGTTGCTGCTCTCCGACATCGTCGGACGTGTGGCCGCGCCGCCGTCCGAGCTGCAGGTGGGCGTGGTGACGGCGTTCGTCGGGGCGCCGGTGTTCCTGCTGCTGTGCCGCCGCCGTCGGATCGGGCAGCTATGA
- a CDS encoding glycoside hydrolase family protein: MPPSHRRPGRPNVLIIVVCAVVAVAALSIGGWIVASGSDDDSDGAKPGASSAPTAAAQLNTKKGAALNPFGPVTEALKDSGVSWYYDWDGSPQGIKAPSGVQYVPMIWGDKAANDPKTLAAVKKEGNTLLGFNEPDFESQSNMTPDEALELWPKLEATGMRLGSPAPANGAADDGSWFDEFMKGAEERGYKIDFIALHWYGGNFETEEAVAGLKEYLQAVYDKYQKPIWLTEYALINFANGGADVASEDQQVAFVKASTEMLDGLSFVERYSWFKFSPPKKGGQAGTTLYNDDGSTTPMGDAYRDAG; the protein is encoded by the coding sequence GTGCCACCCTCTCATCGGCGTCCGGGACGCCCCAATGTCCTGATCATCGTGGTGTGTGCCGTCGTCGCGGTCGCCGCCCTCAGCATCGGGGGGTGGATCGTCGCGTCCGGCTCCGACGACGACTCGGACGGGGCGAAACCCGGCGCGAGCTCGGCTCCGACGGCCGCGGCCCAGCTGAACACGAAGAAGGGGGCCGCGCTCAACCCGTTCGGGCCGGTGACCGAGGCGCTGAAGGACTCCGGCGTGAGCTGGTACTACGACTGGGACGGATCCCCGCAGGGGATCAAGGCACCGTCCGGCGTGCAGTACGTGCCGATGATCTGGGGCGACAAGGCGGCGAACGACCCCAAGACGCTCGCCGCGGTGAAGAAAGAGGGCAACACGCTGCTCGGGTTCAACGAGCCCGACTTCGAGAGCCAGTCGAACATGACGCCGGACGAGGCGCTCGAGCTGTGGCCCAAGCTGGAGGCGACCGGCATGCGGCTGGGCAGCCCGGCCCCGGCGAACGGCGCGGCCGACGACGGCAGCTGGTTCGACGAGTTCATGAAGGGCGCGGAGGAGCGCGGGTACAAGATCGACTTCATCGCGCTGCACTGGTACGGCGGAAACTTCGAGACCGAGGAAGCGGTCGCGGGCCTCAAGGAGTACCTGCAGGCGGTCTACGACAAGTACCAGAAGCCGATCTGGCTCACCGAGTACGCGCTGATCAACTTCGCCAACGGCGGGGCCGACGTCGCGTCGGAAGACCAGCAGGTCGCGTTCGTGAAGGCGTCGACCGAGATGCTGGACGGGCTGTCGTTCGTCGAGCGGTACTCGTGGTTCAAGTTCTCGCCGCCCAAGAAGGGCGGCCAGGCCGGGACGACGCTCTACAACGACGACGGCTCGACCACGCCGATGGGGGACGCCTACCGCGATGCGGGCTGA